One genomic window of Gammaproteobacteria bacterium includes the following:
- a CDS encoding CsiV family protein — MKKIITAFFILLSLLMSGSTLHAEIEKEQRYYDIEMIFFRHLGPTDPNEQWPVGYFPVNTEKALELHWKKPQGGFISLPKEAYQLTKEANHLKYSKRYQLLQHLAWRQPGLAEKEAIAIHIRAGKPLGLRPELENKETELAANSFRSRPLRSRQRSNNAEAELANQFVYPLEGTVTVILKRYLHLYTDLNFTQQEQMPVVIPEAITTESSSSENIKKVMTTEIQVMPLNDNSTQEPRFYFQSYPVQGHRKMRSKEVHYLDNPRIGIVVLMTPVKMVKKP; from the coding sequence ATGAAAAAAATCATCACTGCGTTTTTTATCTTACTCAGCCTCTTGATGAGTGGCAGCACCCTGCACGCTGAAATAGAAAAAGAGCAACGTTATTACGACATCGAGATGATTTTTTTCCGTCATCTTGGCCCAACTGACCCCAATGAACAGTGGCCAGTGGGCTATTTTCCAGTAAATACAGAAAAGGCCTTAGAGTTGCACTGGAAAAAACCACAGGGTGGTTTTATCAGCTTACCAAAAGAAGCGTATCAGCTTACTAAAGAAGCCAATCACCTCAAATATTCAAAACGCTACCAGCTGCTGCAACACCTCGCTTGGCGACAACCTGGACTGGCTGAAAAAGAGGCCATTGCGATTCACATTCGAGCAGGCAAACCACTGGGGTTACGGCCCGAACTAGAAAACAAAGAAACGGAGCTGGCTGCCAATAGTTTCCGTTCTCGACCGTTGAGAAGCAGACAAAGAAGCAACAACGCCGAGGCCGAATTAGCCAATCAATTTGTCTACCCGCTTGAAGGCACCGTAACCGTAATACTGAAACGCTACCTGCATCTTTACACCGACCTGAACTTCACCCAGCAAGAGCAGATGCCCGTTGTGATACCAGAAGCCATTACGACAGAAAGCAGCTCGTCAGAAAACATTAAAAAGGTAATGACAACTGAAATTCAAGTGATGCCTCTAAACGATAATTCAACCCAAGAACCACGCTTCTATTTTCAATCCTATCCCGTTCAAGGACATCGAAAAATGCGCAGCAAAGAGGTTCACTACTTGGATAACCCACGTATTGGAATTGTGGTTTTGATGACGCCAGTGAAAATGGTCAAAAAGCCGTAA
- a CDS encoding DUF2062 domain-containing protein: MPKQIFKRLMPDPNKVRKHKNLQCLGTLLHDPNLWHINRRSIANAFGVGLFMAWMPVPFQMLFAAIAAVPCRANLPISISLVWLTNPITMPALFYTAYVVGAALLGYDAQIFQFELSLAWFSSGLGQIWQPFLLGCLVMGIVSALLGYAGMRIFWRYHVVQALKKRQRRKALR; the protein is encoded by the coding sequence ATGCCAAAGCAGATTTTCAAACGTCTTATGCCAGACCCGAACAAAGTTCGTAAACATAAGAACCTTCAATGCCTTGGCACGCTGCTGCACGACCCCAATCTATGGCACATTAACCGCCGCTCCATCGCCAATGCCTTTGGCGTCGGCCTCTTTATGGCATGGATGCCAGTGCCGTTTCAGATGCTGTTTGCCGCCATTGCCGCTGTACCCTGCCGCGCCAACCTGCCCATCTCCATTAGTTTAGTCTGGCTAACCAACCCTATCACCATGCCAGCGCTGTTCTACACTGCGTATGTGGTGGGTGCTGCTTTGCTGGGTTACGACGCGCAGATTTTTCAGTTTGAATTAAGTCTGGCTTGGTTTAGCAGCGGTTTGGGACAAATATGGCAGCCGTTTCTACTCGGCTGCTTGGTGATGGGCATCGTCAGTGCGCTGCTGGGCTATGCGGGCATGAGAATTTTTTGGCGCTATCATGTGGTGCAGGCGTTAAAAAAACGCCAACGACGAAAAGCCCTGCGTTAA
- a CDS encoding LysR family transcriptional regulator — MKNALTRNFIRQLTLRQMQIFETVVRLESYTRAAEELHLSQPTVSMQVKKLSETIGQTLLEKTGKHLHTTVVGEEVYNSALDILSSVMSLEESTSVLESVIKGPLRIAVITSAKYFMPHLLGAFIQQHQLVEPKLKVTNRSRVLERLKSNQDDLLIMGKVPKELPVKSYPFVDNELVVVAHRNHPLIHCQNISLQQLQEERFLIREAGSGTRLAIDRLFAEQNLKIKPYMELGSSESIKQAVMAGLGISVLSKHNLRLELEHNHIAVLDVQGFPLFHRWYAVHLRDKKLSLAARTFLDFLLMQGKEMLRTAPESAPNPRIYAIKPNAR; from the coding sequence ATGAAAAATGCGCTTACCAGAAATTTCATTCGCCAACTCACCCTGCGCCAAATGCAGATCTTTGAAACCGTCGTTCGCCTAGAGAGTTACACCCGCGCCGCCGAAGAGCTGCACCTCAGCCAACCCACCGTCTCCATGCAGGTGAAAAAGCTCAGCGAAACCATTGGTCAAACTCTGCTGGAAAAAACCGGCAAGCATCTGCACACCACGGTGGTGGGCGAGGAAGTCTACAACTCCGCGCTCGACATCCTCAGCAGTGTCATGTCGTTGGAAGAGTCCACCAGCGTGCTCGAAAGTGTCATTAAAGGGCCACTGCGCATCGCGGTCATCACCAGCGCCAAATATTTTATGCCCCATCTTCTCGGTGCCTTTATCCAACAGCATCAACTGGTGGAACCAAAATTGAAGGTCACCAACCGCTCACGGGTGCTGGAACGCTTGAAGTCCAATCAAGACGATTTGTTGATTATGGGCAAGGTTCCCAAAGAGCTGCCGGTCAAGTCTTACCCCTTTGTGGACAATGAACTGGTGGTGGTGGCGCACAGAAATCACCCACTGATCCACTGCCAGAACATCAGCCTGCAACAGTTACAAGAAGAACGTTTTTTGATTCGTGAAGCAGGCTCTGGCACACGACTGGCCATTGACCGTTTGTTTGCCGAACAGAATTTGAAAATCAAACCCTATATGGAATTAGGCAGCAGTGAGTCCATTAAACAAGCGGTGATGGCGGGCTTGGGGATCTCTGTTTTATCCAAACACAATTTACGTCTGGAATTAGAGCACAACCACATTGCCGTGCTTGATGTGCAAGGCTTCCCGCTGTTTCATCGTTGGTACGCCGTACATCTAAGAGACAAAAAACTCTCTTTGGCTGCGCGCACCTTTCTGGACTTTCTATTAATGCAAGGCAAAGAGATGCTGCGGACTGCGCCGGAATCAGCACCCAACCCACGGATCTACGCAATCAAACCCAACGCTCGATAG
- a CDS encoding glycosyl hydrolase 108 family protein, with product MKNNFKEALKHVLVHEGGWADHPKDPGGATMKGVTLITFRRHFGKDRSKEELRNISDVQLEQIYRSGYWDKCHCDDLPEGVDYVVFDGAVNSGPGRSAKWLQGVIGAKQDGGVGPKTLAKVAEKEPAQMCDLICDRRLAFLQSLRTWKVFGLGWGRRVEGVRKQGLKLAGGFIPSIDYETVKLGSRSVWVENLQQALDLLVDGVFGEDTDAALREWQGNHGLQADGIAGRDTYRALGLIA from the coding sequence ATGAAAAATAATTTTAAAGAAGCACTAAAACACGTTCTGGTTCATGAAGGCGGTTGGGCAGATCATCCCAAAGACCCGGGTGGAGCCACCATGAAGGGGGTCACGTTGATCACTTTTCGGCGGCATTTTGGCAAGGATCGCAGTAAGGAAGAGCTGCGTAACATCAGCGATGTTCAGCTGGAACAGATTTACCGTTCGGGCTATTGGGATAAATGCCACTGCGATGATCTGCCGGAGGGGGTGGATTATGTGGTCTTTGATGGTGCGGTGAACTCAGGGCCTGGACGCAGTGCTAAGTGGTTGCAAGGGGTCATCGGTGCCAAGCAGGACGGTGGCGTCGGTCCGAAAACATTGGCTAAAGTGGCGGAAAAAGAGCCAGCGCAGATGTGTGATTTGATTTGTGATCGTCGTTTGGCCTTTTTACAGAGCTTGCGAACGTGGAAGGTCTTCGGTTTGGGTTGGGGGCGACGTGTGGAAGGGGTGCGTAAACAAGGGCTGAAATTGGCCGGTGGTTTTATCCCCTCGATTGATTATGAGACGGTCAAGCTCGGCTCTCGAAGTGTCTGGGTGGAAAACCTACAACAGGCTTTGGATCTGTTGGTGGATGGGGTGTTTGGTGAAGATACCGATGCCGCCTTGCGTGAGTGGCAAGGCAATCACGGTTTGCAGGCCGATGGCATTGCCGGTCGTGATACCTATCGAGCGTTGGGTTTGATTGCGTAG
- a CDS encoding DNA internalization-related competence protein ComEC/Rec2: protein MSALAFLLGVFLIHISTLFFIPLLLVFLLAALVFYYGAGWRWLMWLLLGWCWASSALLIYQSRLLPAELEGKDLRVRGVVVSLLAVAGAKKRFLFQVGEWQKEGVWLPVKWRLKLSEYGQDKPLRGGESWSLLVRLKRPHGFKNPAGFDYQRWLMMQGIHATGYVRPKAERVFLGETSAAYGLLRWRQTLSDQLQRLLPKDSLQGILRALVLADRNGIEEDQWRVLRKTGTAHLVAISGLHIGLAAALGHLLASLLWRCLGGWRLRIGRLVFAAYFALLFALVYAALAGFSLPTQRALIMLSVWLGAVIFQRPLKPLRGLSLALLGVLLLDPLAAFSASFWLSFSAVALIFYLFVGRLQHEVRWLQWGRLHLALALGLSPLLLLFFQQSSVVAPLANLLSVPWMTMVVVPLSLLATLILPLDAAVSGWLFEWANSALWLLWLFLQRLADVPWAAWPFAVSSLWLLPSTILALLLLFAPRGFPARWLFMPLLMPLLLYQPQRPKQGELFVTVLDVGQGLSVLLQTQQHTLLYDTGAKFSVRFDAARAVIIPLLRQQRIKQIDRLILSHDDGDHVGALPPLLDVFPVKQLSSGQPERWPHLRVDVCRAGQSWVWDEVRFEFLHPTEREEKGDNNYSCLLKVTTQWGSVLLTGDIEKPVEKSLLRAGADLQAAVLIAAHHGSNSSSSLAFIQAVRPQYVIYSTGYKNRFHLPHPSVVARFQTLGVVAFNTAEVGAVRVHLASTLSVLPMKVK from the coding sequence GTGAGCGCGCTCGCTTTTTTGCTGGGCGTTTTTCTGATTCATATCAGTACCCTTTTTTTTATCCCACTCTTGTTGGTGTTTTTGCTGGCGGCTTTGGTTTTTTATTATGGGGCTGGCTGGCGTTGGTTGATGTGGTTGTTACTGGGCTGGTGTTGGGCGAGCAGTGCTCTATTGATCTATCAGAGTCGTTTGTTGCCAGCGGAGCTGGAAGGAAAGGATCTGCGCGTGCGTGGAGTGGTGGTTTCGCTGCTTGCGGTTGCGGGGGCAAAAAAACGCTTTTTGTTTCAAGTCGGTGAATGGCAAAAAGAGGGGGTCTGGCTGCCGGTCAAGTGGCGTTTGAAATTGAGCGAATACGGTCAGGATAAACCGTTGCGTGGCGGTGAGTCGTGGTCGTTGTTGGTGCGACTAAAACGACCGCACGGCTTTAAAAATCCAGCGGGGTTTGATTACCAACGTTGGTTAATGATGCAGGGCATTCACGCTACGGGCTATGTGCGGCCTAAAGCGGAGCGTGTTTTTCTAGGGGAAACCTCTGCGGCTTACGGATTGCTGCGTTGGCGGCAAACTCTATCGGATCAACTGCAACGGTTGTTGCCAAAGGATTCATTGCAGGGGATTTTGCGCGCGTTGGTGTTGGCGGATCGAAACGGCATTGAGGAAGATCAGTGGCGGGTGCTGCGCAAAACCGGCACCGCACATTTGGTGGCTATTTCGGGGCTGCACATCGGTTTGGCAGCCGCTCTTGGGCATCTGCTGGCATCGTTGTTGTGGCGCTGTTTGGGCGGCTGGCGCTTGCGCATCGGTCGGCTTGTTTTTGCCGCCTATTTTGCGTTGCTGTTCGCGCTTGTGTATGCCGCGTTAGCGGGGTTTTCTCTACCGACGCAACGGGCGTTGATCATGCTGTCGGTCTGGCTGGGTGCGGTGATCTTTCAGCGACCCTTGAAGCCGTTGCGAGGCCTCTCTCTGGCGCTGTTGGGGGTGTTGCTTCTTGATCCCTTGGCGGCGTTTTCGGCCAGTTTCTGGCTCTCGTTTTCTGCGGTGGCGCTGATTTTTTATCTCTTTGTGGGGCGTTTGCAGCACGAAGTGCGTTGGTTGCAGTGGGGTCGTCTGCATTTAGCCTTGGCACTGGGGTTGTCGCCGCTGTTGCTGCTCTTTTTTCAGCAGAGTTCAGTGGTGGCTCCATTGGCAAATCTGCTGTCGGTACCGTGGATGACGATGGTGGTGGTGCCTCTGTCGTTGTTGGCTACGCTGATTTTGCCATTGGATGCTGCCGTGAGCGGTTGGCTGTTTGAATGGGCTAATTCGGCGCTGTGGCTGCTGTGGTTATTTTTGCAACGTTTGGCAGACGTGCCGTGGGCGGCGTGGCCGTTTGCTGTTTCATCCCTTTGGTTGTTGCCCTCGACAATTTTGGCGCTGCTGCTGCTGTTTGCCCCCCGTGGTTTTCCAGCACGTTGGTTGTTTATGCCGTTATTAATGCCGCTGTTGTTATACCAGCCGCAGCGGCCAAAACAGGGTGAGCTGTTTGTGACGGTGTTGGATGTGGGGCAGGGGTTGTCGGTACTGCTGCAAACACAGCAGCACACTCTGCTTTACGATACGGGGGCGAAATTCAGCGTCCGTTTTGATGCGGCGCGGGCAGTGATTATTCCTTTGCTGCGCCAGCAACGCATTAAGCAGATTGATCGGCTGATTTTATCCCACGATGATGGCGATCATGTGGGGGCATTGCCGCCATTGTTGGATGTGTTTCCAGTAAAACAGTTGAGCAGCGGTCAGCCAGAGCGTTGGCCGCATTTGCGAGTGGATGTCTGTCGTGCCGGTCAGAGCTGGGTCTGGGATGAGGTGCGCTTTGAATTTTTGCACCCAACAGAGAGAGAAGAAAAGGGCGATAATAATTATTCTTGTTTGTTAAAGGTGACGACGCAGTGGGGTTCGGTCTTGTTGACAGGAGACATTGAGAAGCCAGTGGAGAAGAGCCTGTTACGGGCGGGGGCTGATTTGCAGGCAGCGGTGTTGATCGCAGCTCATCATGGCAGTAACTCCTCCTCTAGTTTGGCTTTTATTCAGGCGGTGCGACCGCAGTATGTGATTTATTCAACCGGTTATAAAAACCGTTTTCACTTGCCTCATCCGTCGGTGGTGGCGCGGTTCCAGACGTTGGGGGTGGTGGCGTTTAATACCGCTGAGGTGGGAGCGGTGCGGGTGCATTTGGCTTCTACGCTAAGTGTGTTGCCGATGAAAGTGAAATAA
- the mfd gene encoding transcription-repair coupling factor, translated as MAAAKPASLLVNSNHLQQPSWGKLYGSAKALAIAEAARNHDGLLLVITPDMKTAQSLQESLRFFLAESCPTLVYPDWETLPYDHFSPHREIVSQRLETLYRLPQLKQGILIAPVATVMQRLLPIDYLNAHSLMLEVGEVIDLDQMRLQLDKSGYRLVTQVMEQGEFAVRGSLLDLFPMGSKTPYRIDLFDDEIDTIRTFNPEDQRSLEKVEHIHLLPAREFPLDETAIKRFRNAFRDRFDVVANESPIYRDVSNGIAPSGIEYYQPLFFERLSRLSDYLPDNTLTLALDDCQSAAELFWQQLNSRFEQRRHDPERPLLEPQQLFLPCAELATVLENSLSIQNFKQENGHNFASELPPKLTLDSRAETPLAALKEFLNTFDGKVLLLAESAGRREALLELLRDNQINPKLSKSWPWFLNAKGALYLAEGSLEEGLQLPEAGVAILVESQLLGERVRQNRRHSHPTRDADAVIANLTDLHLGAPVVHIDHGVGRYTGMVTLEVGGLETEFLLLEYAKKDKLYVPVSALNLISRYSGSNPDNAPLHRLGGEQWQKLKRKATEKVHDVAAELLEIHAQRAARGGHGFKINPTEHALFAEAFPFEETPDQLTAINAVQADMVRSQSMDRVVCGDVGFGKTEVAMRAAFTAANGGRQVAVLVPTTLLAQQHQQNFLDRFADWPFRIESLSRFRSKKQQDDSLLALAEGKVDIIIGTHKLLQKSIKFKNLGLVIIDEEHRFGVRHKEQLKTLRAEVDILTLTATPIPRTLNMSLAGMRDLSIIATPPAHRHAIKTFVSQWQDELIEEACRRELARGGQIYFLHNEVKSIDLIARQIEAILPEAQIRVAHGQMREQELEQVTLDFYHQRFNILVCTTIIESGIDIPTANTIIINRADKLGLAQLHQLRGRVGRSHHRAYAYLFTPPKKLMTPDAQKRLSAIEALEELGVGFTLASHDLEIRGAGELLGDGQSGQIQEIGFTLYQELLQRAVNALKEGKTLSLDQPLHTESEVDLHLPALLPSDYVGDVHSRLILYKRIASARDKSELRELQVELIDRFGLLPEQTKNLFRLSELKLRVKELEIKKVEAGPKHGHLLIDEQASIDIGKVIQLVQLLPNVYRFAPPFVLRFSADLEQVETRFDFIDTLLNKLSA; from the coding sequence ATGGCAGCAGCAAAACCCGCCTCTCTGCTGGTCAACTCCAACCACCTTCAACAGCCCTCGTGGGGCAAACTCTACGGCAGTGCCAAGGCGCTGGCCATTGCCGAAGCGGCGCGCAACCACGACGGCTTACTGTTGGTGATCACCCCCGACATGAAAACCGCTCAGAGCCTACAAGAATCACTGCGCTTTTTTCTGGCCGAGAGCTGCCCCACGCTGGTCTACCCCGACTGGGAAACCCTGCCCTACGATCACTTCTCCCCCCACCGCGAAATCGTCTCGCAACGCCTAGAGACCCTCTACCGCCTGCCGCAGCTCAAACAGGGCATTCTTATCGCCCCCGTAGCCACCGTAATGCAGCGTCTGCTGCCCATCGACTACCTCAATGCCCACTCACTGATGTTGGAAGTAGGCGAGGTCATTGATCTGGATCAGATGCGCTTGCAACTGGACAAAAGCGGTTATCGCCTCGTTACCCAAGTGATGGAACAGGGCGAATTTGCCGTGCGTGGCAGCCTCTTAGATCTGTTTCCCATGGGCAGCAAAACCCCCTATCGCATTGACCTGTTTGATGACGAAATCGACACCATTCGCACCTTCAACCCCGAAGATCAGCGCAGTCTGGAAAAAGTCGAACACATTCACCTGCTGCCTGCACGGGAATTTCCCCTCGACGAAACGGCGATCAAACGCTTTCGCAACGCCTTTCGAGACCGCTTTGATGTGGTAGCCAATGAGTCGCCCATTTATCGTGATGTCAGCAACGGCATCGCCCCTTCTGGGATCGAATATTATCAACCGCTCTTTTTTGAACGGCTCTCACGGCTGAGTGACTACCTGCCCGACAACACCCTGACTCTGGCGCTCGACGACTGTCAAAGCGCCGCCGAACTCTTTTGGCAACAGCTCAACAGCCGTTTTGAACAGCGCCGCCACGACCCAGAACGCCCGCTACTGGAACCACAACAGCTCTTTCTGCCCTGCGCAGAGCTGGCAACGGTGCTGGAAAACAGTCTCTCAATACAAAATTTTAAACAGGAAAACGGCCATAATTTTGCCAGCGAACTGCCCCCCAAACTGACCCTCGACAGCCGTGCTGAAACACCCTTAGCAGCACTAAAAGAGTTCTTAAACACCTTCGATGGCAAAGTGCTACTGCTGGCCGAATCCGCTGGGCGACGTGAGGCGCTGCTTGAACTGCTGCGCGACAACCAGATCAACCCCAAACTGAGCAAAAGTTGGCCGTGGTTTCTCAACGCCAAAGGTGCTCTTTATCTTGCCGAAGGCAGTTTAGAAGAGGGGTTGCAGCTGCCCGAAGCAGGCGTTGCGATCCTTGTCGAATCCCAACTGCTCGGTGAGCGAGTGCGGCAAAACCGTCGTCACAGCCACCCAACGCGGGATGCCGATGCGGTCATCGCCAACCTCACCGATCTGCACCTCGGCGCGCCCGTGGTTCACATCGACCACGGCGTCGGGCGTTACACCGGCATGGTAACCCTTGAGGTGGGCGGTCTGGAGACCGAATTCCTGCTGCTCGAATACGCTAAAAAAGACAAACTCTATGTGCCGGTTTCGGCGCTCAATTTGATCTCCCGCTACAGCGGCTCCAACCCCGACAACGCACCGCTGCACCGTTTGGGTGGCGAACAGTGGCAAAAGCTGAAACGCAAAGCGACAGAAAAAGTTCACGATGTGGCCGCCGAACTGCTGGAAATTCATGCTCAACGTGCCGCTCGTGGCGGACACGGTTTTAAAATCAACCCAACGGAACACGCGCTGTTTGCCGAAGCCTTTCCCTTCGAAGAGACCCCCGATCAACTGACGGCCATCAACGCCGTACAGGCGGATATGGTGCGAAGCCAATCTATGGATCGGGTGGTCTGCGGTGATGTGGGTTTTGGTAAAACTGAAGTGGCCATGCGCGCCGCCTTCACTGCCGCCAACGGTGGGCGGCAGGTGGCGGTCTTAGTGCCGACGACCTTGCTGGCACAGCAACATCAGCAAAATTTTCTCGATCGTTTTGCCGATTGGCCGTTTCGAATTGAATCCCTGTCCCGATTTCGCAGCAAAAAACAGCAAGACGACAGCCTCTTAGCCCTAGCCGAGGGCAAAGTGGACATCATTATCGGCACCCACAAACTGCTGCAAAAATCGATCAAATTCAAAAATCTAGGGCTGGTGATCATCGACGAAGAGCACCGATTTGGGGTGCGCCACAAAGAACAGCTCAAAACCCTGCGTGCCGAAGTGGACATTCTCACCCTCACCGCCACCCCCATTCCGCGTACCCTTAATATGAGCTTGGCGGGGATGCGCGACCTCTCCATTATCGCCACCCCGCCAGCGCATCGTCACGCGATCAAAACCTTTGTCAGTCAGTGGCAAGACGAGCTGATCGAAGAGGCCTGTCGGCGAGAGCTGGCTCGTGGGGGACAGATCTATTTTCTGCACAACGAAGTAAAAAGCATTGATCTGATCGCACGCCAAATCGAAGCCATACTGCCCGAAGCGCAGATTCGCGTTGCTCACGGCCAAATGCGTGAACAAGAGCTGGAACAGGTCACCCTCGATTTTTATCACCAGCGTTTTAATATTCTGGTCTGTACCACCATCATCGAGAGCGGCATCGACATCCCCACCGCCAACACCATTATCATCAACCGCGCTGACAAACTCGGTCTGGCACAGCTGCATCAACTGCGTGGCCGGGTTGGGCGCTCGCACCATCGCGCTTACGCCTACCTATTCACCCCACCCAAAAAACTCATGACCCCAGACGCACAAAAGCGCCTCAGCGCCATCGAAGCCCTGGAAGAGTTGGGCGTGGGTTTCACCTTGGCCAGCCACGATCTGGAGATTCGCGGTGCCGGTGAGCTGCTTGGAGACGGCCAGAGCGGACAGATTCAGGAGATCGGTTTCACCCTCTATCAAGAGCTGCTGCAACGGGCGGTCAACGCCCTCAAAGAAGGCAAAACGCTGTCGCTGGATCAACCGTTGCACACCGAAAGCGAAGTGGATCTGCATCTGCCTGCCCTGCTGCCGAGCGACTACGTGGGCGATGTTCACAGCCGTTTGATCCTCTACAAGCGCATCGCCAGCGCACGAGACAAAAGCGAACTGCGCGAGCTGCAAGTGGAGCTGATCGACCGATTTGGCCTGCTTCCGGAACAGACAAAAAACCTATTTCGACTCTCAGAGCTGAAACTGCGCGTTAAAGAACTGGAGATTAAAAAAGTCGAAGCGGGTCCAAAACACGGTCACCTACTCATTGATGAACAGGCCAGTATCGACATTGGCAAGGTGATTCAACTGGTGCAACTGCTGCCCAATGTTTATCGCTTTGCACCGCCGTTTGTATTACGCTTCAGCGCAGATTTAGAGCAGGTCGAAACACGTTTTGACTTTATCGACACACTGCTCAACAAACTCAGCGCCTAA
- a CDS encoding DNA alkylation repair protein, whose translation MAVLKQWCSDPDRHVRRLVSEGTRSRLPWATRLPLFIKDPLPVLALLERLKDDKDSYVRRSVANNLNDIGKDNPAALLSLVEDWITEASKERRQLIRHACRSLIKQGEQRALERGLCWGKRI comes from the coding sequence TTGGCTGTTTTAAAACAGTGGTGCAGTGATCCAGATCGACATGTGCGGCGTTTGGTGTCAGAAGGCACGCGGTCTCGGTTGCCGTGGGCAACGCGGTTGCCGCTGTTTATCAAAGACCCGCTGCCGGTTTTGGCGTTGTTGGAGCGTCTTAAAGACGACAAGGATTCTTATGTGCGTCGTTCGGTGGCCAACAACCTTAATGACATTGGTAAGGACAACCCTGCTGCACTGTTGTCGCTTGTGGAAGATTGGATAACCGAAGCGAGCAAAGAGCGGCGGCAATTGATTCGTCATGCGTGCCGCAGTTTGATCAAACAGGGTGAGCAGAGAGCGCTTGAACGGGGTCTCTGTTGGGGAAAAAGAATTTGA